The following coding sequences lie in one Myxococcus xanthus genomic window:
- a CDS encoding fatty acid desaturase family protein — MAGMLRYAADRRTMLWCLAMPVVALSMYVAPGWIPYLCPLACYLALSAGVIAHNHNHCPTFRNRKLNEAMGMWLSLFYGYPTFVWIPTHNLNHHKFVNKAGDATITWRYSKKHNFLVAFLFPFVSTYWQQEPTKAFIDKARERNRPLYRQILTQYAVWGGTHAALLGLAMAMHGVAGGARIWAFAFLVPALFSLWTIMFFNYIQHVHTDPWSEHDHSRSFTGRLINFFLFNNGLHAVHHETPGLHWSLLPQAHAKIEAAMDPALKPVSFFAWCFRSYVVAPFLPRFGTAQVGRAPYEPPAGVALDVRFGDDLQAVDSGVNVARV, encoded by the coding sequence ATGGCCGGCATGCTCCGATACGCCGCTGACCGCCGGACGATGCTGTGGTGTCTGGCCATGCCCGTGGTGGCCCTGTCGATGTACGTGGCCCCCGGGTGGATTCCCTATCTCTGCCCCCTGGCGTGCTACCTGGCGCTGTCGGCAGGCGTCATCGCGCACAACCACAACCACTGCCCCACCTTCCGCAACCGGAAGCTGAACGAGGCCATGGGCATGTGGCTGTCGCTCTTCTACGGGTACCCCACCTTCGTGTGGATTCCGACGCACAACCTCAACCACCACAAGTTCGTGAACAAGGCGGGCGACGCCACCATCACCTGGCGCTACTCGAAGAAGCACAACTTCCTGGTGGCCTTCCTCTTCCCCTTCGTCTCCACGTACTGGCAGCAGGAGCCGACGAAGGCGTTCATCGACAAGGCGCGTGAGCGCAACCGGCCGCTGTACCGCCAGATTCTCACCCAGTATGCCGTCTGGGGCGGCACGCACGCGGCGCTGCTGGGGCTGGCCATGGCGATGCACGGCGTGGCCGGTGGCGCGCGCATCTGGGCGTTCGCCTTCCTGGTACCCGCGCTCTTCTCGCTGTGGACCATCATGTTCTTCAACTACATCCAGCACGTCCACACGGACCCCTGGAGCGAGCACGACCACAGCCGCAGCTTCACCGGCCGCCTCATCAACTTCTTCCTCTTCAATAACGGCCTCCACGCCGTGCACCATGAGACGCCGGGCCTGCACTGGAGCCTGCTGCCCCAGGCGCACGCGAAAATCGAGGCCGCCATGGACCCGGCCCTCAAGCCGGTGAGCTTCTTCGCCTGGTGCTTCCGCTCGTACGTGGTGGCCCCCTTCCTGCCCCGCTTCGGAACGGCGCAGGTGGGACGCGCGCCCTATGAGCCGCCCGCGGGTGTCGCGCTGGACGTGCGCTTCGGGGACGACCTGCAGGCCGTCGACTCGGGCGTCAATGTCGCCCGCGTCTGA
- a CDS encoding chemotaxis protein CheW, whose product MSVLHVVFKVDGAEYVLPAADVLQMESFTGATPVPGAAPHVAGLVQVRGRVIPVVDARLRFGLPPVERTLDSRVVVAQLGSRVVGLVVDSAREVLKLDPQQLKPPPPLVVEGARGFVKAVAQVGPRLVMLIDFPRVIGEETLDGDGQR is encoded by the coding sequence ATGAGCGTGCTGCATGTCGTGTTCAAGGTAGACGGAGCCGAGTACGTGCTGCCCGCGGCGGACGTGCTCCAGATGGAGTCCTTCACGGGGGCCACGCCCGTACCGGGCGCCGCGCCGCACGTCGCCGGGTTGGTGCAGGTGCGCGGGCGCGTCATCCCGGTGGTGGATGCCCGCCTGCGCTTCGGCCTGCCGCCGGTGGAGCGCACGCTCGACTCCCGGGTGGTGGTGGCGCAGCTCGGCAGCCGGGTCGTGGGGCTCGTGGTGGACAGCGCCCGCGAGGTGCTGAAGCTGGACCCCCAGCAGCTCAAGCCGCCCCCTCCGCTGGTCGTGGAGGGAGCGCGCGGTTTCGTGAAGGCCGTGGCCCAGGTGGGCCCGCGCCTGGTGATGCTCATCGATTTCCCTCGGGTCATCGGGGAGGAGACGTTGGATGGCGACGGACAGCGGTAA
- a CDS encoding PilZ domain-containing protein, with protein MALQVPSLESAFLEVQHTRPSLVLVHWRQLVAGAGMGLRALRLRLGGDGPPVVLVAEPETPAEVLEVGDAEGVEDCLLSPLRTHELRARLAMLAGGGVPAASVRASRVRSRLLLLAGASGPLAWSGLGALLEACGHRILYSATVGGGAARVAEQGERPDLVLSREGAPGVPRGLPSPRLQPLLAGVPSLTLDADAPVRPASLLPRIHALLGREDASLRVEARVRFCCPVSFGESGPRGAEWRSGVSSALSPGGLLVRTLVPAKAGTAVELHILLPTLGERLETHGVVAWAHAYAPRNGVSHPYGMGVRFLGMGPPRLMQLRQLCQAEVRP; from the coding sequence GTGGCCTTGCAGGTGCCTTCCCTGGAGTCCGCCTTCCTGGAGGTGCAGCACACGCGGCCTTCCCTGGTGCTGGTGCACTGGCGGCAGTTGGTGGCCGGCGCGGGCATGGGCCTGCGCGCGCTGAGGCTGCGCCTGGGGGGGGATGGTCCGCCGGTGGTGCTGGTGGCGGAGCCGGAGACGCCCGCCGAGGTGCTCGAGGTGGGCGACGCGGAGGGGGTCGAGGACTGCCTGCTGTCGCCCCTGCGCACGCACGAGCTGCGCGCGCGGTTGGCGATGCTGGCGGGTGGCGGCGTCCCGGCCGCGTCGGTGCGTGCATCCCGTGTGCGTTCGCGCCTGCTGCTGCTGGCCGGCGCCAGTGGCCCCCTGGCGTGGAGCGGGCTGGGCGCTCTGCTGGAGGCGTGTGGTCATCGCATCCTCTACAGCGCCACCGTGGGCGGTGGCGCCGCGCGCGTGGCCGAACAGGGGGAGCGGCCCGACCTGGTGTTGTCTCGGGAAGGCGCGCCAGGTGTGCCCAGGGGCCTGCCCTCGCCACGGTTGCAGCCGCTGCTGGCGGGGGTGCCGTCGCTTACTCTGGACGCGGACGCGCCGGTGCGTCCGGCCTCGTTGCTGCCCCGCATCCACGCGCTGCTGGGACGGGAGGACGCCTCGCTGCGTGTCGAGGCTCGGGTGCGATTCTGCTGTCCGGTGTCCTTCGGCGAGTCGGGGCCGCGCGGCGCGGAGTGGCGCTCCGGCGTGTCCAGCGCGCTGAGCCCTGGGGGCCTCCTGGTGCGCACGCTGGTGCCGGCGAAGGCGGGGACGGCGGTGGAGCTGCACATCCTGCTGCCCACCCTGGGCGAGCGCCTGGAGACACACGGCGTGGTGGCCTGGGCCCACGCCTACGCGCCTCGCAACGGCGTGTCCCACCCCTACGGCATGGGCGTGCGCTTCCTGGGCATGGGCCCACCGCGCCTCATGCAATTGCGCCAGTTGTGCCAGGCGGAGGTGCGCCCGTGA
- a CDS encoding response regulator: MTAQGAPRRKKVLLVDDSDTVLLLQRMLLAELGHDAIVARDGLEALARAEQERPDLVFLDVLMPHLDGLETCRLLRDREPTRRTPIILCSARAEARSVRACFNSGCNDFVAKPFDGAALVALLRRYLD, from the coding sequence GTGACAGCGCAAGGCGCACCGAGGCGCAAGAAGGTCCTGCTGGTGGATGACTCGGACACCGTCTTGTTGCTCCAGCGGATGCTGCTGGCGGAGCTGGGCCACGACGCCATCGTCGCGCGGGATGGGCTGGAGGCGCTGGCGCGCGCGGAGCAGGAGCGGCCGGACCTCGTCTTCCTCGACGTGCTGATGCCGCACCTGGACGGGCTGGAGACGTGCCGGCTGCTGCGCGACCGGGAGCCGACGCGGCGCACGCCCATCATCCTCTGCAGTGCGCGCGCCGAGGCGCGCAGCGTGCGCGCGTGCTTCAACAGCGGCTGCAACGACTTCGTGGCCAAGCCCTTCGACGGCGCCGCGCTGGTGGCCCTGCTGCGGCGCTACCTGGATTAG
- a CDS encoding methyl-accepting chemotaxis protein → MATDSGNAGVALEEARTLAEDAARSVQESVGLVQAVEGLATRLAAGGNEQAAASEQVRAAIESVAAHVEETGQSVHELVRSQRTVSDSARAQVQEAEANAGTLHEVNASVAGVRKDAAHLAASADTTAGALEEVSRSVKGVSANAEELAASSEELLASMTEMNATVADLVARNQSSAAATEQVAATAEEMAKGIVRLSTDSQGVGERVAQVTQAVTGMVRSLGEASRDATSMASSVEDTAATVEELARSVKGVAENARTLETHSASTASSVEEVAASVEEVAATAEKNAATVEANAATIEQLARSAQAVAKASEQINSLAAGSATASAQLEASTRRVAQMMEEARTTAERVGSTAREGGATVARSIAGFGRIRESIVGSAGVMKEMGRRAEEIGDIVQTINLIADRTNLLSLNASIEAARAGEHGRGFAVVAEEIRALADRAAAASADVAKIVRGLQTTAREAATASGEGVRAADEGAALAGDAERALSTILKGVEDLGSNVREVSRASSEQVQATQALVQGTAKVSEQGRAIATSAAEQAQAAQALAQGGAEMRRMSRQTMQATSEQARALRDVVRSNGQLAEAVQKVSRAVQEQAVAAADLAKGTSQMRQLVQGVSGVVTTQSRDVAGVGTLVQEAAASTQRTLVGLAEQATAAQEVTRAMEETRKQVAQSARGMTEQARALKQSETASRQVAKLAASVTRAAEEQSKALSGLVREADEVRRVARQTSRALDEQTEALGALTASASRQATGVAVVARASAEATAVMEGLAKSVEEIRLRARDITTATAQQARATATTATEVQEVAGRLAHLTRLQGAQSEGLARLRGALGGMKDNPEAVAASPREQRA, encoded by the coding sequence ATGGCGACGGACAGCGGTAACGCAGGGGTGGCGCTGGAAGAAGCCCGTACCCTGGCCGAAGACGCGGCGCGCAGTGTCCAGGAGAGCGTGGGGTTGGTGCAGGCGGTGGAGGGGCTCGCGACGCGGCTGGCGGCCGGCGGCAACGAGCAGGCCGCGGCCTCCGAGCAGGTGCGCGCCGCTATCGAATCGGTGGCCGCGCACGTGGAGGAGACGGGCCAGTCTGTCCATGAGTTGGTGCGCTCGCAGCGCACGGTGAGCGACTCAGCGCGGGCCCAGGTCCAGGAGGCCGAGGCCAACGCGGGCACCCTCCATGAGGTGAACGCCTCGGTGGCCGGCGTGCGCAAGGACGCCGCGCACCTGGCGGCCTCGGCGGACACCACGGCGGGGGCGCTGGAGGAGGTGTCGCGCTCGGTGAAGGGCGTGAGCGCCAACGCGGAGGAGCTGGCCGCCTCCAGCGAGGAGCTGCTGGCCTCCATGACGGAGATGAACGCCACCGTGGCGGACCTGGTGGCGCGCAACCAGTCCAGCGCCGCCGCCACCGAGCAGGTGGCCGCCACCGCCGAGGAGATGGCCAAGGGCATTGTCCGGCTGTCCACGGATTCGCAGGGCGTGGGCGAGCGCGTGGCGCAGGTGACCCAGGCGGTGACGGGAATGGTCCGCTCCCTGGGCGAGGCGTCCCGGGACGCCACGTCCATGGCCTCCAGCGTGGAGGACACGGCGGCCACGGTGGAGGAGTTGGCGCGCAGCGTGAAGGGCGTGGCGGAGAACGCCCGGACGCTGGAGACCCACTCCGCCAGCACCGCGTCCTCCGTGGAGGAGGTGGCCGCCAGCGTGGAGGAGGTGGCCGCCACGGCGGAGAAGAACGCGGCGACAGTGGAGGCCAACGCGGCCACCATCGAGCAGCTCGCCCGCTCCGCGCAGGCGGTGGCGAAGGCCTCCGAGCAAATCAATTCCCTGGCGGCTGGCAGCGCCACGGCCTCCGCGCAACTGGAGGCGTCCACGCGGCGGGTGGCGCAGATGATGGAGGAGGCGCGCACCACCGCCGAGCGCGTGGGGAGCACCGCGCGGGAGGGTGGCGCCACGGTGGCGCGCTCCATCGCCGGCTTTGGCCGTATCCGCGAATCCATTGTCGGGTCGGCCGGGGTGATGAAGGAGATGGGGCGGCGTGCCGAGGAGATTGGCGACATCGTGCAGACCATCAACCTCATCGCGGACCGCACGAATCTCTTGTCCCTCAACGCCAGTATCGAGGCGGCGCGCGCCGGTGAGCACGGCCGGGGCTTCGCGGTGGTGGCGGAGGAGATTCGAGCGCTGGCGGACCGCGCGGCGGCGGCCAGCGCGGACGTGGCGAAAATCGTCCGGGGTCTGCAGACGACGGCGCGCGAGGCGGCCACCGCTTCGGGCGAAGGCGTGCGGGCGGCGGACGAGGGCGCGGCGCTGGCAGGGGATGCCGAGCGCGCGCTGTCCACCATCCTCAAGGGGGTGGAGGACCTGGGGAGCAACGTGCGCGAGGTGTCGCGCGCCTCCAGCGAGCAGGTGCAGGCCACGCAGGCGCTGGTCCAGGGCACCGCGAAGGTGAGCGAACAGGGACGGGCCATCGCCACATCCGCGGCCGAGCAGGCACAGGCCGCCCAGGCGCTGGCGCAGGGCGGCGCGGAGATGCGGCGCATGTCGCGGCAGACGATGCAGGCCACCTCCGAGCAGGCGCGCGCGCTGCGCGACGTGGTGCGCTCCAACGGGCAGCTCGCGGAGGCGGTACAGAAGGTGTCGCGCGCCGTGCAGGAGCAGGCGGTGGCGGCGGCGGACCTGGCCAAGGGCACCTCCCAGATGCGCCAGCTCGTCCAGGGCGTGAGCGGGGTGGTGACCACCCAGAGCCGTGACGTGGCGGGGGTGGGCACGTTGGTGCAGGAGGCGGCGGCGTCCACCCAGCGCACCCTGGTGGGGCTGGCCGAGCAGGCCACCGCCGCCCAGGAGGTGACGCGGGCCATGGAGGAGACGCGCAAGCAGGTGGCCCAGTCCGCGCGCGGCATGACGGAGCAGGCCCGCGCCCTCAAGCAGAGTGAAACGGCCAGCCGCCAGGTGGCGAAGCTGGCCGCGTCGGTGACGCGGGCCGCGGAGGAGCAGTCGAAGGCGCTCAGCGGGCTGGTGCGGGAGGCGGACGAGGTGCGGCGCGTGGCGCGGCAGACGTCGCGCGCGCTGGACGAGCAGACGGAGGCGCTCGGTGCGCTCACGGCCTCCGCCAGCCGCCAGGCCACGGGCGTGGCCGTGGTGGCACGCGCCAGCGCGGAGGCGACGGCGGTGATGGAGGGCCTGGCCAAGAGCGTGGAGGAGATTCGTCTCCGGGCGCGGGACATCACCACCGCCACCGCGCAGCAGGCGCGCGCGACGGCCACCACCGCCACGGAGGTGCAGGAGGTGGCGGGCCGGCTGGCCCACCTCACGCGGCTGCAAGGCGCGCAGTCGGAGGGCCTCGCGCGGCTGCGAGGCGCGCTGGGTGGCATGAAGGACAACCCTGAGGCCGTGGCGGCCTCGCCGCGGGAGCAGCGGGCATGA
- a CDS encoding CheR family methyltransferase, which yields MFSLPMSPQVFAILAALIEQRSGVHYAPEDRELLADKVVPRALDAGFDSLLDYYYFLRYDPAGSEALDALVDSLLVHETYFFREALPLRVLAEDLLVPAVRAGRRPRVWSAACSTGEEPLTLAMILAELGALDEVELLASDLSARALERARTGEHNLRSLRALPPGVEGRWLETCEGRPRVRPELVRAVDWRRVNLVDASAVAQLGTFDAILCRNVLIYFQDDTARRVVSSLTRALAPEGHLLVGTSESLMRFGTALACEERRGAFFYTKARP from the coding sequence ATGTTCTCCCTGCCCATGTCTCCCCAGGTGTTCGCCATCCTGGCCGCGCTCATCGAGCAGCGCTCCGGGGTGCACTACGCCCCCGAGGACCGGGAGCTGCTCGCCGACAAGGTGGTGCCCCGCGCGCTGGACGCGGGCTTCGACTCGCTGCTCGACTACTACTACTTCCTCCGCTACGACCCGGCGGGCTCCGAGGCGCTGGACGCGCTGGTGGACTCGCTGCTGGTCCACGAGACGTACTTCTTCCGGGAGGCCCTGCCGCTGCGGGTGCTGGCCGAGGACCTGCTGGTGCCCGCCGTGCGCGCCGGACGGCGGCCCCGGGTGTGGAGCGCGGCCTGCTCCACCGGAGAGGAGCCCCTCACGCTGGCGATGATTCTCGCGGAGTTGGGCGCGCTCGACGAGGTGGAGCTGCTGGCCAGCGACCTGAGCGCCCGCGCGCTGGAGCGGGCCCGCACCGGGGAGCACAACCTGCGCTCCCTGCGCGCGCTGCCTCCGGGCGTGGAGGGCCGGTGGTTGGAGACGTGCGAGGGGCGCCCACGCGTCCGGCCGGAGTTGGTGCGCGCGGTGGACTGGCGGCGCGTCAACCTGGTGGATGCCAGCGCGGTGGCGCAGTTGGGCACCTTCGACGCCATCCTCTGCCGCAACGTCCTCATCTACTTCCAGGACGACACCGCGCGCCGCGTGGTGTCGTCCCTGACGCGCGCGCTCGCTCCGGAGGGACACCTGCTGGTGGGGACCTCTGAGTCCCTGATGCGCTTCGGCACCGCGCTCGCCTGCGAGGAGCGGCGCGGCGCCTTCTTCTATACCAAGGCAAGGCCATGA
- the cheB gene encoding chemotaxis-specific protein-glutamate methyltransferase CheB, with translation MTVVSPIRVLVVDDSAFARKVLRQVLSSAEGLEVVGVARDGLDALEKVAELSPDVLTLDLVMPGLDGLGVLRALASSAAAPRVVVVSSAGEESELAVAALQAGAVELVNKPTALATERLYELGGELVAKVRTAAGAVARAPPEPAPSPEATSAPVARAAAKSLVVVGTSTGGPQALTRLLSELPVDFPAPLALALHIPTGYTEAVARRLNAHCALEVFEAVDGLELRPGRVVLARSGQHLKLERHGPVTLARLDRQPLRTAHHPSVDVLFESAARSWGSDVVGLVLTGMGDDGVAGARAIREAGGTVLTESESSCVVYGMPRAVKEAGLATDSAPLEGMLALLRRHVR, from the coding sequence ATGACGGTGGTGTCTCCCATTCGCGTGCTGGTGGTGGATGACTCCGCCTTCGCCCGCAAGGTGCTGCGGCAGGTGCTCTCCAGCGCGGAGGGTTTGGAGGTGGTGGGCGTCGCGCGCGACGGCCTGGACGCGCTGGAGAAGGTGGCCGAGCTCTCTCCGGACGTGCTCACGCTGGACCTGGTGATGCCGGGCCTGGATGGGCTGGGCGTGCTGCGCGCGCTCGCCTCCAGTGCCGCCGCGCCCCGCGTGGTGGTGGTGAGCAGCGCGGGCGAGGAGAGCGAGCTGGCGGTGGCCGCGCTCCAGGCCGGCGCGGTGGAGCTGGTGAACAAGCCCACCGCGCTCGCCACCGAGCGGCTGTATGAGCTGGGCGGCGAGCTGGTGGCGAAGGTCCGCACGGCCGCGGGCGCGGTGGCTCGCGCGCCGCCGGAGCCGGCACCGTCGCCGGAAGCCACCTCCGCGCCGGTGGCTCGCGCGGCCGCGAAGAGCCTGGTGGTGGTGGGCACCTCCACCGGCGGGCCGCAGGCGCTCACCCGCCTGCTGTCCGAGCTGCCCGTGGACTTCCCCGCGCCGCTGGCGCTCGCGCTCCACATCCCCACGGGCTACACGGAGGCGGTGGCCCGGCGCCTGAACGCGCACTGCGCGCTGGAGGTGTTCGAAGCGGTGGACGGGCTGGAGCTGCGGCCCGGCCGCGTGGTGTTGGCGCGCTCCGGGCAGCACCTCAAGCTGGAGCGCCATGGGCCGGTGACGCTCGCTCGGCTGGACCGGCAGCCGCTGCGCACGGCGCACCACCCCAGCGTGGACGTCCTCTTCGAAAGCGCCGCGCGAAGCTGGGGCTCGGACGTGGTGGGCCTGGTGCTCACTGGCATGGGTGACGACGGCGTCGCGGGCGCCCGGGCCATCCGCGAGGCCGGAGGCACCGTCCTCACGGAGAGCGAGTCCTCCTGCGTGGTGTACGGCATGCCGCGCGCCGTGAAGGAAGCAGGGCTGGCCACCGACAGCGCTCCGCTGGAGGGCATGCTGGCGCTGCTGCGGCGTCATGTGCGCTGA
- a CDS encoding HEAT repeat domain-containing protein yields the protein MTAASSTSVHPLTLSAEDRSQVDEVEQLARRGAASLALLVGGLDAQSWAVRRAVVGALAKLGTPAVAPLRDVLLHRRDSEARLAAAVEALVASTGDVEGALEALGDDANPAIVCDAAQVLGRRRSRRSVPLLSRLTVHPDDNVAVAAIEALGRVGGGAAVDALLAALGSGNFFRIFPAIDVLGRCGDPVVVPALLGLLPDPFYTLEAARALGRTGQEAAVPSLVGLLRKGNDASVRAAAVALVDIHEAQVQRFGGSRTVHTAVRGPESAVLGRRLSQCVSSADTTEKTALSRLLGWVGGQDAAFGLLKLLDGPDPSVARAAAGALSELGADADTQILQALREGDSLRRRVLLPLVGRRAAAVPDVMSCLEDRDASVRALAADTLSRIGSPAAVPALFERLVDEDLRVVQAAVGAIQSLGSDTTEKLALQAARSPDARLRRAALRIISYFGYSKGLEVLLQAMRDPDERLRDAAIYGLPFIEDPRAVDALLTAANHESERTRAAAMRALGQTEKEARITSTLLRGLSDRDPWVRYYACQALGKLNEEAAADAIVALADDAAGQVRVAVVDALAHMHTESAMSALQRAAVSADADVRRAALLGLGVGRRPDALPVLLEAAKSEDAATRLVALSAVAEYEAPETLPALLHAAGDGDDSVRSAAVGFIATRPGVPATQALVSLLGDMTLRERVVSALALPLEGRLPGLLAALEAADEVTAPLLVAALARMRRADARAALMQLLVSASPAGRRAAVPAVAALGTLEAREALERASHRDEDPEVRRACRLVLSR from the coding sequence ATGACGGCCGCATCCTCGACGTCGGTGCACCCGCTGACGCTGTCGGCGGAGGACCGCTCCCAGGTGGATGAGGTGGAGCAGCTCGCCCGGCGCGGCGCCGCCAGCCTGGCGTTGCTGGTGGGCGGGCTGGATGCCCAGAGCTGGGCGGTGCGGCGCGCCGTGGTGGGCGCCCTGGCGAAGCTGGGGACGCCCGCGGTGGCTCCGCTGCGCGACGTGCTGCTCCACCGCCGCGACAGTGAGGCGCGACTGGCGGCCGCCGTGGAGGCGTTGGTGGCCTCCACCGGTGATGTCGAGGGCGCGCTGGAGGCGCTGGGGGATGACGCCAACCCCGCCATCGTCTGTGACGCCGCCCAGGTGCTGGGCCGGCGCCGCAGCCGGCGCTCGGTGCCGCTCTTGTCCCGGCTCACCGTGCACCCGGACGACAACGTGGCGGTGGCGGCCATCGAGGCGCTGGGCCGCGTGGGCGGCGGCGCGGCGGTGGACGCGCTGCTGGCGGCGCTGGGCAGCGGGAACTTCTTCCGCATCTTCCCCGCCATCGACGTGCTGGGCCGGTGTGGAGACCCCGTGGTGGTGCCCGCGCTGCTGGGCCTGCTGCCCGACCCCTTCTACACCCTGGAGGCGGCGCGCGCGCTGGGGCGCACCGGTCAGGAGGCCGCGGTGCCCTCGCTGGTGGGGCTGCTGCGCAAGGGCAATGACGCGTCGGTGCGCGCGGCGGCGGTGGCGCTGGTGGACATCCACGAGGCCCAGGTGCAGCGCTTCGGCGGCTCGCGCACCGTGCACACCGCGGTGCGGGGGCCGGAGTCAGCGGTGCTGGGACGGCGGCTGTCGCAGTGCGTCTCCAGCGCGGACACGACGGAGAAGACGGCCCTCTCACGCCTGCTGGGCTGGGTGGGTGGGCAGGACGCCGCATTCGGGCTGCTGAAGCTCCTGGACGGGCCGGACCCGTCGGTGGCGCGCGCGGCGGCCGGGGCGCTGTCGGAGCTGGGCGCGGACGCGGACACCCAGATTCTCCAAGCGCTGCGCGAGGGCGACAGCCTCCGGCGCCGCGTGCTGTTACCGCTGGTGGGCCGCAGGGCCGCGGCGGTGCCGGACGTCATGTCGTGCCTGGAGGACCGGGACGCGTCGGTGCGCGCCCTGGCGGCGGACACGTTGTCCCGCATTGGGAGCCCGGCCGCGGTGCCGGCCCTGTTCGAGCGGTTGGTGGACGAGGACCTGCGCGTGGTGCAGGCCGCGGTGGGGGCCATCCAGTCCCTGGGCAGCGACACCACGGAGAAGCTGGCGTTGCAGGCGGCCCGTTCCCCCGACGCGCGCCTGCGCCGCGCGGCGCTGCGCATCATCTCCTACTTCGGCTATTCCAAGGGATTGGAAGTGCTGCTCCAGGCCATGCGGGACCCGGATGAGCGCCTGCGCGACGCGGCCATCTACGGCCTGCCCTTCATCGAGGACCCGCGCGCGGTGGACGCGCTGCTGACGGCCGCCAATCACGAGTCGGAGCGCACGCGCGCGGCGGCCATGCGCGCGCTGGGGCAGACGGAGAAGGAGGCGCGCATCACCTCCACGCTGCTGCGTGGCCTCAGCGACCGCGACCCCTGGGTGCGCTACTACGCGTGCCAGGCGCTGGGGAAGCTGAACGAGGAAGCCGCCGCGGACGCCATCGTCGCGCTGGCGGACGACGCCGCTGGCCAGGTGCGCGTGGCGGTGGTGGACGCGCTGGCGCACATGCACACGGAGAGCGCGATGTCGGCGCTCCAGCGCGCGGCGGTCAGCGCGGACGCGGATGTGCGGCGCGCCGCCCTGCTGGGGCTGGGCGTGGGCCGGCGGCCGGACGCGCTGCCCGTGCTGCTGGAGGCGGCGAAGTCGGAGGACGCGGCCACGCGGCTCGTCGCGCTGTCCGCGGTGGCCGAATACGAGGCGCCGGAGACGCTGCCCGCACTGCTGCATGCCGCGGGAGACGGCGACGACAGCGTGCGCAGCGCCGCGGTGGGCTTCATCGCCACGCGCCCCGGTGTCCCGGCCACGCAGGCCTTGGTGTCCCTGCTGGGGGACATGACGCTGCGCGAGCGGGTGGTGAGCGCCTTGGCGCTGCCGCTGGAGGGACGGCTGCCGGGGCTGCTGGCCGCGCTGGAGGCGGCGGACGAAGTCACGGCGCCGCTGCTGGTGGCGGCGCTGGCCCGGATGCGACGGGCGGACGCGCGCGCCGCGCTGATGCAGCTCCTGGTGTCCGCCAGTCCGGCGGGCCGTCGTGCCGCGGTGCCCGCGGTGGCGGCATTGGGGACGTTGGAGGCACGCGAGGCGCTGGAGCGCGCCTCCCATCGGGACGAGGACCCCGAGGTCCGGCGGGCCTGCCGGCTGGTGCTGAGCCGCTGA